The segment CTTTGATTGTCTTTGTTGCGGCCAAATCCGTAGAAGCTAAACACTTTCAGTGAATCATCACCCCAGCGTGCAGTCAGACTGTTCCATACATCATGCTGAGTGCCTTGATTTTCATGGCCGGCAGCCATGTAAAGTTTGCCGGTGGTATAGCTCGCTGCAGTGCTGTATGCGTTTTGAGTGCCTGTCACACCTTCACTGGGTGCGAAGGTCACGCCAAAACGGAAACCACCGCTTTTCACGTTGTAGTTAATGCCGTTATCAAAGCGGTAGGGGCTGGTGGCCTTACCCGTCATTGTTGTAATGCTGCTGCTAGCCCATGAATGCATGAATGGGTCTGCTGGGAGCATGGCGTACTCGTACGAAGGCGTGAACATGCGGCCCAGGCGAATTTGTCCGTAACGGCTTTCTAATCCCACCCAAGAGTCAGCATGCCAGTACTTCGCAGGGTTTGAGGATGCGCCTGTGTCTGCATTGAAGCGGTGTTGCAGGTGAAAAGAGGCTTTCCAGCCGCCACCCAGGTCTTCTTGACCTTTGAAGCCGACTCGGCTGGCAAGACCTTGCAGAACGCCGTAGTTGTCAGAGTTCACTGCGCGGCCCACGCCCAAGTCGACCATGCCATAAGCCGTCACATTCGATTGTGAATATGCGGTTTGAGCGAATGACAGCGCACTGGCCATAGCCAATGGAAAAATGATTTTCTTCATGTGAATGATTTAGAGATGTGTGGAGACTGGGTTTTGAATGCGTTTGAACATTCAAAAAATTGGGTGTTGATATAAGAAATTTTTCTTATATATGGCGATTTATTGGCGCTACAGATGGGAAGTGAAGTGCAGCCGCATTCACTTTTCATTTCTGTGATCTGCTGAAGGCCTGCATCAGTAACCAAGAAAAAGGGTGGCGTAATGGCCACCCTTTTATTGGAATGTGTTGGCCTTATTTCTTGGGCAACGCATAGGCGATCACGTAATCGCCCTTGTGCTTGGTCTGACGGGCACCGCCAGCAGAGATCACCACAAACTGGCGACCTGATTCAGGCGACAGGTAGGTGATAGGTGCAGCTTGCGCGCCCACAGGCATGCGCTGCTTCCACACTTCCTTACCGGTAGCGCTTTCGTAAGCACGGATGTAGTAATCCTGCGTACCAGCGTGGAACACCAGACCACCAGCGGTGGAGATTGGTGCGCCCAGTGCTGGCAGACCCAGAGGCACTGGCAGGCCGGTGCGGACACCAAACATTTCGCTGTCTTCCACCGTAGCGGTGGGAGTGCGCCATGCCACCTTCTGGGTGTTCAGGTCGATACCGACCATATTGCCCCACGAAGGTTGCTGGCAAGGCAGGCCCAGCACAGACATGAACGATGCACGCAGTGCAGCGTAAGGCACGCCGTTTTGCTGTGCGTTCTTCCAGCCGGCCTTAGGACCGTCTTGCTTCTTGAACTCTTCCAGCTTGGCCTTGGCAGTTTCGCCAGGCTCCAGCCACACCAGTTGAGGCATGTGGATGTCGTTGGTCACCAGCATGTTGGTGCGTGGGTCATACGTCATGCCACCCCAGTTGAAACCACCGTAGTAGCCGGGATAGACCAGAGTCAGCTTTTGCGATTCCAGCTTGGTGTAAGGACCTGCGTAGTTCAATTGCTTGAACTTGATGCGGCACAGCATCTGGTCGAACATGGTGGCACCCCACATGTCCGATTCCTTCATGTCCATCTGGCCCAGCTGGGGCATGGTGGACCAAGGCTGTGTCGGTGCAGCAGGCGCATCACCTTCTTGCACGTGCAGGTTAGGCACGGCGCGTTCTTCCACTGGCACCACGGGCTTGCCGGTGGCACGGTCCAGCACAAACAGCTGGTGGGTCTTAGTGGCCAAGATCACGGAAGGAGTCTTGCCACCCTTGCCGTCAGGCATGTCCACAAACATGGGGGGCGAACCATTGTCGTAGTCCCATGTGTCCATGTGCACGGCTTGGAAGTGCCAGGCTTCCTTGCCGGTCTTCACGTTCAGAGCCACCACCGATGTGGCGTACTTGTTCATTTCAGGCGTGCGGTGTGCACCCCAGAAGTCAGGTGTGGCGTTGCCCAGAGGGATGTAGACCAGACCCAGCTTGGCGTCATAGGCTGCATGCGACCAGAAGTTAGGCGTGCCCTTGGAGTAGGTTTCGCCCTTGGGAGGCATCATGCTGATATCGGGGTTACCCAGATCCCAGGCCCAGGCCAGCTCGCCAGTCTTGGCGTGGTAGCCGCGGATCACGCCCGAAGGCTCGTCCGTCTGAATGCCGTCAAACACCCAGCCGCCCAGCACGATGAAGTCGCCCGCCACCATAGGCTGCGAGTTGTTCATGTACCAGAAGTCAGGCAGGTTCTCGCCCAAGCCAGCGCTCAGGTCGGTGTAGCCCTTGCCGGTGTTGCCAAAGTTTTGGCAGACTTCACCCGTCTTGGCATCCAGTGCCCACAGGCGCGAGACCTTGTCGGTAGTGATGATGCGGGCATCGCACTTGCCATCGGCAGACTTTTGCTCAGCAGGCACTTCGTAGTAGCCCACGCCGCGGCAGCGGTTCCAATGGGGGCTCAGCTTGCCCTTGGAATCAAACGTCCACTTTTCCTTGCCGGTTTCAGCGTCCAGTGCAATCACCTTGTTCTGTGGAGTGCACAGATACAGGGAGTCGCCAATCTGGATAGGCGTGTTCTGGTCTTCGTTCGGGCCGCCGATATCGGCACCCGTACGGTAAGTCCATGCCACTTCCAGCTTGTTGACGTTGTCAGGCTTGATCTGGTCGAAAGGACCAAAGCGGTCACCACCGTCGTTGCGACCAAATTGGGTCCAGCGGTTTTCCACGCTGTTGGCATCGGTCACCACAGGCACTTGGTTAACCGACTCCGTACCCAGCTTGGCTGTGTTTTCCACGGTGTTCTGAGGCGTGAAGATCGACGCAGCACCCGCAGCCAGCACTACAGCTTGCACGGCAGCAGCGGGAATCGCCAGTTTTTTGGCAGAGGGGCACAGCGAACGCAGCGCCAGAGCCGCCACGAAGCCCAAGACAAGCACAGGGGCCAGACGTGGAACCAGAGCCCAGAAATTGGTGCCCGATTCAGCCAGCGACCACAGCACGGTGGCAATGACCACCACAAAGTACAGCAAGGCACCTTGTGCTTTGGCGCGCACCAGCAAAGCGCCGGCTACCAGCGTTGCGGCACCTGCCAGCAAGTAATACCAGGAGCCACCTAGCGAAGCCAGGCGAACACCACCTACCAGCAGAGCCAGGCCAACCAAGGCCAGGATCACGCCGTAAATTCGTGGCCACATTGCTGTGGACACGGAAACGTTCGTATTAGACATATCAGTCACATTCGGTTTGAAGTGGGCCGAATTCTAGGTGTTAACCCCAGATCCTGCAGACCAGTCTTTTATAAGAGTTGAACTAGCCAGCCCGACTTGGGGTGATCATCATCCTGATATGTAATGGTTACATTTAAATCATTTGTAAGTTGTTGTTGGATAACGATTTATTTGTTTTCAGTAATTACTGAAATACTCATAAATCTTGTAAAACCTTGCGCCCTTATCACCTTTGTGAGTGCTCGCTCCTGCGCGCAATGCGAGCTTGAAACGCTGTACCGAAAGCAAAAGGGGTGATGCCCGCACCCGCTATACAAGCCGCACTTTGAGCCTGTGATCTACGCAAAACGTAACAAATCCGCTCTGAAAGCGCGTGGTTCGCTGGCCATTGCGCTGCCCGCGAGCAAGGCTTGGTTGGAGTGCTTCGGTTGGAGGCCAATTCCGTCCATCTTTGGCGCTTCTACATGATTAAGGTAGCGCGCAAACGTGGCCGCGACCGCAATCCATGAGCAGGGTCTACGCTGCTGAGTAGCAGCCCGGTATGTGGGCCTAATATGTGGGC is part of the Comamonas sp. Y33R10-2 genome and harbors:
- a CDS encoding membrane-bound PQQ-dependent dehydrogenase, glucose/quinate/shikimate family, which codes for MSNTNVSVSTAMWPRIYGVILALVGLALLVGGVRLASLGGSWYYLLAGAATLVAGALLVRAKAQGALLYFVVVIATVLWSLAESGTNFWALVPRLAPVLVLGFVAALALRSLCPSAKKLAIPAAAVQAVVLAAGAASIFTPQNTVENTAKLGTESVNQVPVVTDANSVENRWTQFGRNDGGDRFGPFDQIKPDNVNKLEVAWTYRTGADIGGPNEDQNTPIQIGDSLYLCTPQNKVIALDAETGKEKWTFDSKGKLSPHWNRCRGVGYYEVPAEQKSADGKCDARIITTDKVSRLWALDAKTGEVCQNFGNTGKGYTDLSAGLGENLPDFWYMNNSQPMVAGDFIVLGGWVFDGIQTDEPSGVIRGYHAKTGELAWAWDLGNPDISMMPPKGETYSKGTPNFWSHAAYDAKLGLVYIPLGNATPDFWGAHRTPEMNKYATSVVALNVKTGKEAWHFQAVHMDTWDYDNGSPPMFVDMPDGKGGKTPSVILATKTHQLFVLDRATGKPVVPVEERAVPNLHVQEGDAPAAPTQPWSTMPQLGQMDMKESDMWGATMFDQMLCRIKFKQLNYAGPYTKLESQKLTLVYPGYYGGFNWGGMTYDPRTNMLVTNDIHMPQLVWLEPGETAKAKLEEFKKQDGPKAGWKNAQQNGVPYAALRASFMSVLGLPCQQPSWGNMVGIDLNTQKVAWRTPTATVEDSEMFGVRTGLPVPLGLPALGAPISTAGGLVFHAGTQDYYIRAYESATGKEVWKQRMPVGAQAAPITYLSPESGRQFVVISAGGARQTKHKGDYVIAYALPKK
- a CDS encoding porin, whose translation is MKKIIFPLAMASALSFAQTAYSQSNVTAYGMVDLGVGRAVNSDNYGVLQGLASRVGFKGQEDLGGGWKASFHLQHRFNADTGASSNPAKYWHADSWVGLESRYGQIRLGRMFTPSYEYAMLPADPFMHSWASSSITTMTGKATSPYRFDNGINYNVKSGGFRFGVTFAPSEGVTGTQNAYSTAASYTTGKLYMAAGHENQGTQHDVWNSLTARWGDDSLKVFSFYGFGRNKDNQSIRSYSVGASGKVAHGMLMASYSRMNNQDLDTTVQDKFSVGYHYMLSKRTRIYTNLAHDRAFKTNKTGFDVGIAHSF